The following are encoded together in the Candidatus Omnitrophota bacterium genome:
- a CDS encoding RHS repeat-associated core domain-containing protein, whose translation FYGARYYDPEIGRFITPDTIVQAPSDPQSLNRYAYCRNNPLNLIDPSGHGWFSKFFAKNAGVIGLLFGFTGLVIGSIITGNWGPTQNIAISTASAFVFSGFNPVAAAGAFIASSILETQPGIEYVQWQGEQVFDDVFGMRPKAAYMWSYVATDIALTLTFEAMVASLVADPATVSKNAVLSKDIENPKGYDPWGRFPGAENIDKSRAGFTFEEMNKLTNKVGDALAVTGKGAKSGGLSKIIPGTQLDPIHVGAISSKFPKAGAPKPSVGWWYGTLFGTCHQASNATLLAGGISSTVVNVYPHWSTFLSTAVYGNYGGGLIRSVATAINANQDYQK comes from the coding sequence ACTTTTACGGCGCGAGATATTACGACCCTGAGATAGGCAGATTCATCACTCCGGACACAATAGTCCAGGCGCCAAGTGATCCCCAAAGCCTCAACCGCTATGCCTACTGCCGAAACAATCCTTTAAATCTAATTGACCCAAGCGGACATGGTTGGTTTAGCAAGTTCTTTGCGAAAAATGCAGGCGTAATAGGTCTTTTGTTCGGCTTTACTGGTTTGGTTATTGGGAGCATAATCACAGGTAATTGGGGACCTACCCAAAATATAGCAATATCTACTGCATCTGCCTTTGTTTTTTCTGGATTTAATCCTGTTGCTGCAGCTGGTGCCTTCATTGCCTCATCCATCTTAGAAACTCAACCTGGCATAGAATACGTCCAATGGCAAGGAGAACAAGTTTTTGACGATGTATTTGGTATGCGTCCAAAAGCTGCTTATATGTGGTCATATGTCGCCACAGATATTGCTCTAACTTTGACATTTGAAGCAATGGTTGCTAGTTTGGTGGCTGATCCGGCAACAGTAAGCAAAAATGCTGTTTTATCCAAAGACATCGAAAATCCTAAAGGATACGATCCTTGGGGCAGATTTCCGGGAGCTGAAAATATAGATAAAAGTAGGGCAGGATTTACATTCGAAGAAATGAATAAATTGACCAATAAAGTAGGTGATGCTTTAGCGGTAACCGGTAAGGGTGCAAAGTCAGGAGGACTGTCAAAAATAATTCCTGGTACACAATTAGATCCTATACACGTGGGAGCAATATCTTCTAAATTCCCTAAAGCAGGAGCACCAAAACCTAGTGTTGGATGGTGGTATGGTACATTGTTTGGTACTTGTCATCAAGCTTCAAATGCAACTTTACTCGCAGGAGGTATAAGTAGTACAGTAGTTAATGTATATCCT